One part of the Rutidosis leptorrhynchoides isolate AG116_Rl617_1_P2 chromosome 1, CSIRO_AGI_Rlap_v1, whole genome shotgun sequence genome encodes these proteins:
- the LOC139851845 gene encoding uncharacterized protein, whose translation MALSKGTKLITTQPQELHDEETHPSNSTKADIYMIHSWDAGQRRKAGVLDNWKHEPIIFPSLFSINPSSEPVIIWAHISNCQIGRIYTDTGAGAEVMFEHCFLQLPESIRRQKKVATSPLVGFNSAATWLIGSITLEVVLGTLPFQSTADIEFSIVKIDSRYNKKKSGGVAECWLGERKVSGSIPTWSDSFYLKLLRIQVGATLSTNAKDTLCKLLAANIDVFAWVPSDRTGVPREIAQHRLNVNPNITPVVQNKRAMALERSKFLADEVQRLVDAGIMKEVKYQTWVANPVMVKKADGSWRMCVDYKDINKACPKDNYPFPEIDWKVESLTGHRFKSFLDAYRGYQQIPMADEEKIVFFKNKGIFCYTEMPFG comes from the exons ATGGCGCTATCAAAAGGTACGAAATTAATCACTACTCAACCTCAAGAGCTACACGATGAAGAAACACACCCAAGCAACTCAACGAAGGCTGACATATACATGATCCACTCATGGGATGCTGGGCAGCGACGCAAAGCTGGAGTATTAGATAACTGGAAGCATGAACCCATCATCTTCCCATCATTATTTAGCATTAACCCTTCTTCTGAACCGGTTATCATTTGGGCGCACATTTCCAATTGCCAGATTGGACGAATATACACCGACACCGGCGCAGGAGCAGAGGTCATGTTCGAACACTGCTTTTTACAGCTACCAGAAAGCATTAGACGGCAAAAGAAGGTAGCAACTTCACCATTAGTAGGATTCAACAGTGCTGCAACCTGGCTGATAGGTTCCATCACGCTGGAAGTTGTTCTAGGAACATTACCTTTCCAAAGCACTGCAGACATCGAATTCTCTATTGTCAAAATAGACTCACGATATAAC aaaaagaagaGTGGAGGAGTGGCAGAGTGTTGGTTGGGTGAGCGTAAAGTCTCGGGTTCAATTCCCACCTGGAGCGATTCTTTTTATttgaagcttttaagg ATCCAGGTTGGAGCTACTCTGAGCACTAACGCAAAAGACACGCTGTGTAAACTCCTAGCAGCAAATATCGATGTTTTCGCTTGGGTGCCATCCGACAGGACTGGCGTCCCACGAGAAATAGCACAACACCGGCTAAATGTGAACCCAAACATCACGCCTGTTGTCCAAAATAAACGAGCAATGGCGTTAGAACGAAGTAAATTCCTAGCTGATGAGGTGCAACGACTTGTTGATGCCGGAATAATGAAGGAAGTAAAATACCAAACATGGGTAGCTAACCCTGTCATGGTAAAAAAGGCAGACGGCTCTTGGCGCATGTGTGTCGATTACAAAGACATCAATAAAGCTTGCCCAAAAGACAACTACCCCTTTCCGGAGATCGACTGGAAAGTCGAATCCCTCACGGGTCACAGGTTTAAAAGCTTCCTAGATGCGTACAGAGGTTACCAACAAATACCAATGGCAGATGAAGAAAAAATCGTGTTTTTCAAAAACAAAGGCATCTTTTGCTATACCGAAATGCCATTTGGTTAA